One part of the Pyrinomonadaceae bacterium genome encodes these proteins:
- a CDS encoding SUMF1/EgtB/PvdO family nonheme iron enzyme, translating into MSKDAAFEGTNSKNETSPPNTGATDAQRDDRAVYIAAPWQAVLPAAPRKRNIPWLPVTVAVGVTVIAVTAFAIVFGPKRAGPLPAVVIPTPPSGMVYVPGGEFRMGNDLGDEHERPAHMVTVRPFFLDQHEVACRDYEKFVKATNHRLPPGWVKGNCPNSSHQNPVTGVDWYDANAYAQWSGKRLPTEEEWEFAARGTDGRLYPWGNQWRNNVANAGDATVRHFANVGSYPDGKSPFGVMDMIGNAWEWTATEFRAYPGGQAPDQNQAELRVIRGGYWGSTPGKATATFRKGWDARGALVGYANTGFRCAKDL; encoded by the coding sequence TTGTCCAAAGATGCCGCCTTCGAGGGGACAAACTCGAAGAACGAAACGTCGCCGCCAAACACTGGTGCAACCGATGCCCAGCGCGACGATCGTGCCGTGTACATTGCCGCTCCGTGGCAAGCAGTCTTACCGGCGGCCCCTCGGAAAAGAAATATTCCATGGTTGCCGGTGACAGTCGCAGTCGGCGTGACGGTTATCGCGGTAACTGCGTTCGCGATTGTCTTCGGTCCCAAACGAGCGGGCCCTTTGCCGGCAGTAGTCATCCCCACGCCGCCATCGGGCATGGTCTACGTTCCGGGCGGCGAATTCAGGATGGGAAATGATCTGGGCGATGAGCATGAAAGGCCGGCGCACATGGTCACAGTCCGACCCTTTTTTCTTGATCAGCACGAGGTTGCGTGCCGTGATTACGAAAAGTTCGTAAAGGCGACAAATCATCGGCTGCCGCCAGGTTGGGTCAAAGGCAATTGTCCAAATAGCTCCCACCAGAATCCCGTTACCGGCGTTGATTGGTACGACGCCAATGCGTACGCACAGTGGAGCGGTAAACGTTTGCCGACCGAAGAAGAATGGGAATTCGCGGCGCGTGGCACCGACGGCCGGTTGTATCCGTGGGGAAATCAATGGCGAAACAACGTCGCGAACGCCGGCGATGCCACCGTCCGCCACTTTGCGAATGTGGGTTCTTATCCGGACGGGAAAAGCCCTTTTGGCGTGATGGACATGATCGGAAATGCCTGGGAGTGGACGGCAACCGAATTCAGGGCGTATCCCGGAGGACAAGCGCCCGATCAAAATCAAGCCGAACTAAGAGTAATTCGCGGAGGCTATTGGGGCAGTACTCCCGGAAAGGCCACAGCAACCTTTAGAAAAGGGTGGGATGCGCGGGGCGCCTTGGTTGGTTACGCGAATACAGGGTTTCGATGCGCCAAGGATTTGTGA